In Coffea eugenioides isolate CCC68of chromosome 4, Ceug_1.0, whole genome shotgun sequence, the genomic stretch gttatggctgcataagtcggttggagtgaatctcctcgactcttaagtggtaaaagtggGAAATGGCCAATGCCGGCCTATTAAAATGGCAAATATCTgccaattaaccgtaattacttaccgtaaaccgttaaccgttaatcgtaattacttaccgtttaccAATCTACTTGATTACCTACTTACgtgattacctgcttacttgattacctgactatttgattacttgattatcgtaaattatttgttcatatgaaattaccacatattgcttatgtgtttatgtgttaaatGTTACTAATAATTGCTCATAGAAAATTATCCACCATGttaaggtgagtgtgtactttatctcactcgatctACTAacatgataaatttttaccgttcatcgatttatttgattacttgtgcatgttgtaagttcTAAACTGagttgggccctgcccttggttactaacctactcgagccaggactgggatCGGTCaggtaggttggaaccttgggccaccgtttcggtatactcgagtactaccactgaaGGGATAtagtgatggccagacaaaccgaggggattcgaaagttataaggtgcagatgaccgacatggttccactggaacaccgtatccttcaatataTGTTTATTTTGCATAGAGATAACTATTTCATGCAAATGTACCAACGTGCAAATCTTGTGTCATACCTGTGACacgctcaaattactcgtaccatgataattgtctcatgttaatgtgtcaTACCTGTGACATGttcaaattactcgtaccatgataattgtctcatgttaatgtgtcaTACCTGTGACacgctcaaattactcgtaccatGATAgttgtctcatgttaatgtgtcaTACCTGTGACATGttcaaattactcgtaccatgataattgtctcatgttaatgtgtcaTACCTGTGACacgctcaaattactcgtaccatGATAATTatctcatgttaatgtgtcaTACCTGTGACacgctcaaattactcgtacgatgataattgtctcaaattactcgtaccatgatattgtctcatgttaatgtaTCATACCTGTGACATGttcaaattactcgtaccatgataattgtttcatgtTAATGTGTCATACCTTTGACATGTTCAAATTACTCGTATCATGATAATTGTCTAATGTTAATGTGTCATGCCTGTGATATGCTCAAAGTGCTCGTAtaatgataattgtctcatgttcGTGAACCGACGTGCAATccgaaccatacatgtggtatgctcaattacttgatttattagaactgctagagtgttttggaacctcactaggctgtgtagctcatcccacgtttttgttttctttaacagggttcgagaccaagagtgctcgtgaattgTACTAGAtagttttcttttgaaaatttaatattGTATTATAGTGGATGGTTATAGTACATATTCCTTTGGGTTGTACTTAAGCTTGAAACCtaaataattgtaagtgtgaaatattttggagtattttaattatgtattgaagttatttgaagtattccgagtttttgaattgtggattgtacaGAGTCCTGGTGACAGTTGGACAGGCGTCCCACCGatacccttgggagaagtgggggcgtcacactagCTCATGTAGTGGAGCACCAGGGTTAAAACCCTCAACCTCAACCTGTAAACGCTAATCCTGGCAACCACGTtgagagcgaggatagagctctcgaaaggtttcagaagttttcCCCACCCAAGTTTATCGGCGGGCCAGATCCTCATGAGGCCGAGAGATGGTTGGTAAAGATGGTGGACATCTTTGCTGCATTACATTATACGGAGGAGAGGCAGGTGATTTTCGTTGTCTTTCAACTGGAAGAGACGGCCCGTTCTTGGTGAAACGTCATACGGTAAAagtgggaacgggaacaaataCCAAGGACGTGGGTAAATTTCACGAGGGAATTCAGCGCCAAATTTTTTCCTCCTTTGGTTCAGGAAAGGAAAGAAGACGAGTTTATTCGATTTCACCAGGGGGCTCAGGCCGTAGCTGAGTACGAAAGCCAATTCACttgcctatccaaatttgccctcGAGCTAATCATGATCAAACAACGAAGGATAAGGCGCTTTGTTCAGGGCCTGAACGTGAAAATTCAGAAGAATCTCGCGGTGGCCCAAATTAATGTTTTTAGTGAGGCCGTGGAGAAGGGTCAACGGGTGGAAAGCGCCAGGCTTCAAGTGAGGAACTTTCAAGCTAAAAAACGAGGATTTCCTGGTAGTAGTTCAGGGCGGAGGGATAAGAGTAtccctcccaagtttggacgGGGAGCCGAAGGTGGAAGGCAGCCGGGAGTATCGAGAGGGGCTCAGTCAAGAGGTGGCCAAGTTGGGCGAGGCCAAAGAGAAAATTTCCAGGGGGGTTCAGCTTTAGCATCCCGCGGTCCTTGTGGACATTGTGGGAAACCAAACCACACaaaggacaattgctggaggaaggAAGGAAAATGTTTACGCTGTGGGAATGCAGACCACCAACTTGCCACTTGTCCGGTTCTAAAACGAGATGGAAGGGGGAGCCAACAACCGCCGAGGACCAATTCTGGATCGGTTAAGAGGGAAGGGACTAAACCCAAGGTATCGGCTCGAGTGTACTCACTCGAGTCACAACAGGTCCCTGACTCTTCCGAAGTTGTaaaaggtacgatccctgtattccaccgaTTTGCAAAGGTCTTAGTAGATCCAGGTGCCACCCATCCTTTGTTAACCCCAATTTCATGTGTGGTattgatataaaacctgctagtttaccttatgacctagaagtCAGTACCCCTACGGGGGATCATCGTTTgattactagtatggtttataaggattgcgaaatttgggtaggagaaAGGAAATTGTTAGGGGATTTGATAAACCTGTCTATTAAGGGACATGATGTAATCTTGGGCATAGACTGATTAGCCAGGTATAATGTCCAACTTGATTGTAAGAAGAAGgtggtagaattccgcattcCTGGGAAGGCTACTTTGAGGCTTGATATAAGGAGTAGGTTGGCCTCATCTGCCTTGATCTCGAgcattcgggctagaaaactgctaagtagaggggcgcaagggttCTTAACCTTTCTAATCAATACCTCCACCGATAAATTGAAGGTAGAGGATGTGCACATAGTAAAGAAATATCCagatgtatttcctgatgagttagtagctctatctccggagagagagatagaatttaaAATTGATTTGTTACCGGGGACgtcacctatctctaaaaccccataccgaatggcacctgctgagtttaaggagttgaaattgtagttacaagaccttttggagcggggttTCATTCGAGaaagtgggtctccttggggagcccctgtgttgtttgtgaagaaaaaggacgggagtCTACGGATCTGTATAGGCTATCGGGGGCTGAATAATGTAACGGTTAAaaataaatatccactgccccatattgacgagttgtttgaccagttgcaatgagcagtggtcttctcaaaaCTAGATTTTCGCCAGGGGTATTACcaattgttgattaggaaggaggatataccaaaaactgctttcaattcaAGATATGGGCACTATGAATTTGCagtcatgccctttggactgaccaatgtcCCTGCTGCCTTCATGGATCTGatgcataggatttttaagTCCTATCTAGATCGATTTGTAGTTgtctttattgatgacattctgGTCTACTCAAAGACTCGGGAGGAACATGAACAGCACTTAAGAATcgttttacaaaccctaagagagcatcaGTTGTACACCAAGTTTAGTAAGTGCGAGTTTTCactggagaaaatttctttcttagggcacGTAATTTTCCAAGAGGGTATCTCGGTTGACCCagcgaaagtagaggccgtgactGATTGGAAGAGGCCAAAAAATCCCACGGAgattcgtagttttctagggTTGGCTGGATACTATAGGCATTTCATtaaagacttttccaaactgCCCGGTCCTTTAACCAActtgacgaagaaacatggtcaTTTCATATGGGATGCTAGGTGTGACGCGAGTTTTCAAGAGCTAAAGAAAAGATTAACCATGGCACCGATTTTAGCTTTACCTAACGGAATAGACGGTTTTACCGTTTATGCTGACGCTTCAcgggaaggtttgggatgtgtgcTGATGCAAAACCAGAacgtgatatcttttgcctctagaaAGTTGAAACCCCATGAgcagaactatccaacccacGACCTGAAGTTAGCTGCGGTTGTTttcgctctgaaaaagtggaggcactaTCTATACGGGGTAACTTTTGAGATTTACTCAGACTATAAGAGCCTTAGATAtctcttctcacagaaggaattgaacatgaggcagcgacggtggatggaatttctggaggattacgactgcacTATCAACTATCATCCAGGGAAAGCTAACGTGGTGGCGGATGCCTTAAGTCGGAAGGCTCGAGTGGCAgggttaatgattaaggagtgggatctATTAGAATCAGTTTGTAAGTGGAAACCCTATCttggaagttataaggtgatttttggtaatgTTAAGGTAACATCCACACTACTGGAGTGAATTAAAGAAGCTCAGAAGGAAGATGCTATGGTacggaagtggggagagaaagtggaaaaaggAGAATTGGCTGATTTCAAGTTTAGTCCCGAGGGAGTTTTGAAATATCGAAACCGAGTGGTGGTGCCCAAAGATGAAATGTTAAAGAATGAGATcttagaggaagctcatcggtccaagtatacgatccatccgggtagtagcaagatgtactAGGACCTAAAAGGAGTCTATTGGTAGGACaacatgaagaagaaaattgctcAATACGTACGAAAATGTCTCATCTGTCAACAAGTTAAGGCGGAACATAAAAAATCATCTGGCTTGTTACAACCTCtcgagatacccgaatggaagtgggaaaacattaaAATGGACTTCGTTTCGGGTTTGCCACGAACGCAACGAGGACATGATgtcgtttgggtgatcgtcgatcggttaaccaaatcggcccatttcttgccggtaaacatgaaataTTTCATGGATAAATTGACTCAggtgtacatggacgagatcgtaagACTACTTGGAGTTCCTGTGAGTATCGTTTCGGATAGAGATCCCCGCTTTGTAtctaggttttggcagaaattccaagagactttggggactaaactcaaccTAAATACCACTTATCATCTCCAAACGAATGGACAGTCGAAgcgaacaattcaaactctcgaggatatgttaaggacctatattctggattttgggggcaactggggtcaacatatgaccttagtagagtttgcttacaataacagttaccattcgtcaattcaaatggccccatacgAAGCGCTTTATGGGAGGAAGTGTCGGTCACCGATCTATTGGGATGAAGTCGGCGAGAGGAAGGTGCTAGATCcaacaactattccatggatggaggatacacgagaaaaagtcaagttgatacgacaaaaactccaaacagctcaaagccgacaaaagagctacgcgaacaatcgaagaaaagatctAGAGTTCGAAGTTGGGGACCGTGTTTTTCTTAAGGTTACCCCGTTACGAAGTGTCACGgtgggtagaggaaagaaacttcaaccgaggttcgtcggaccttTCAAGATTCTTCAAAGAGTTGGTAAAGTAGCGCATCGACTTGAACTACCATCAAGTCTATCCAGAATTCACGatgtcttccacgtctcgatacTTAAGAAGTATTATCCCGACTCGTCTCACATCTTACAACCGGAGGAAGTTGAGATAGATGAGTCACTCAcctacgaagagaaacctgtacaGTTGCTTGACCGAAAGATTAAGGAGCCGAGAAACAAACAAATTCCTTTGGTGAAGAtcttgtggagaaatcatgggatagaagaggctacctgggaggtggaagaagaaatgcaaaagaaataccccgAACTGTTTGTGAATCCAGATGagaaatttcgagaacgaaattcttttaagggggagaaagtgtgagaacccgaaaattttcttgttttctaggttttattttatttaattgcacgcctttcaatattttctttattagaaaaattttctcgataatttttatgagtaaatataatttttaaatcatttttctagtataagttagttcatgagattttaggagtgtatattggacgtgggacccgctagtgcggtactgtgacagcctcaccttaccctaaggcgaaccaaaggggtcggcggactgcctgcccagctctcgccgggactcaatcaTACCTCCATCAAAATCGGAATAAAACTACAAGAATCAAGACGAAATGGAAGGGCCGCCGCCTCGCAGGATCTAACCAAGTACATGTACACTTTGTTTGCCATGAAAGAATGTACATTTCCGAatatatatatcacataaacatgaggaaacattttaaatatacatattagtaagtttacaaatccaaaaggaaacattgtattaagatacatttagggtttccaagttgtcgaggagctataccaaGAGAACAAAAGACTTTCTAACTAACTCAACTCATTTCTCAAAATATTGCagttccaaaagatggttccctgtaaggaaaacaaggataacggaacggggtgagctgaaagctcaatgaggtaccaacagtatAAATAGTAGAATTCATAAGAAAGCACTTAGAGGCatatattcacatcaaatacgaggAAAGAATGAACATCACagtgtaaaggatacaggtggctctcaggagccaaatccccgttgccatacttgatccagcctcgttgaccctccgtcaacgttcaaataaaggaactagtccagtagaacaccactttaactcCAAAaccccgttcaccaaacatactccttaccgggcctgaacgtcaaacaggaacaggaatggtaatactcgagtataccgaaatcaagagtctcaatacccaaagattctcccaggaacaggtacccatggattgtcaattatctcgaccaagccctcgctggctcgatttaattaactccccatgaggttgaactcaggtttaacaggaaggtcgttggatacacttccaaacgacatcataacaagtgcaagtaacaagtacaagtaatagattccagttcattcATTACAAGCAacagaacgagtgtgataaagtacaccctcgtctcatacaagataaacagtcaggaaagacattcaagtagcaatttgcaagtacagaaaaccagtttagcaataattcaggagagtggtacactcacctgatcaaacaaggataatttcaaaagtttccttcccaagtacggctttactcgccggcacctcctagaacaatcaaggcaaacacttaaaaTTGGACTCCAAGACCTAATAaatggaattcgcaagtaaaGCTCGATTACAAGTCGGGTGCCTATCCAAATAaaccattaatgtaaagcgaagaggtgactttggagtgaaaagataacaATTAGTCCTAAAgacatgaacaacctcaaaactCTACCTATAATgattgaccaactccaaatttgaagtagaaaatgaaagtaaggtcaatactaggaaaacaggattttccagtttcgcgcaaccctatatgaaaaatcatatctcaagttttgtaagtccaaaattaataaaagttataccatgggaaaatacattcaaagggctataactttctaGAAAACACCatcataagattcagaacggAAGTCAGTCAAATTTAAGCCTCAAgtggctgctttatccagtggtagacagaacaggtacaatattccagtcaactttgaaaaatcaccgtAAATCGTACAGATAGAAATAGGGTCTAAGATTTAcacggtttatagccctatgaatctaatttaaaacacaacaaatggaactcaattctgacattcctacatcaagatatagcaaattccCCGAGACTATGCAGAAGTTCcacgaaaattttgacagcatttcccttgtctctctttactttccaaccaaacctcaacacccacaaatcacaagctatcaaacacctttaattagagccaccataaggctcgaatatgagtcataaaccgaatccacatatcactagagtaaaatcatatggaacgtataagtgcaaaatcaaactaggacataggcggaaacgaagtttgggttggaaaacaaaaggcagatttgctgttgcttagcggaattaacacaactgaagctatccttgtcggattaaggtgtaatttacaccatttataagctaagagaaagggatacaatgttaaagaaggccactcagtccagtttgtagtgcaactaggtcaaaagttcaatgtaccaaaccagaaccgcataaactGGTTAACGAACTgtattctggttaaataaccataattcaggctaccaaagtccaattcaagtgattccaaatccatccgaaagctaagataccaggatacatttcttaagaacacatcaacaaccaaatcagtagtattcccaatcaaattaaccaattaccaaagctgattatcagttttgGACAGAAACAGAGcagtaggggtatttcagtcgtttcacaagttacgttactccgattggcctgaaattttgtaagaaactataaaacatcattccctacaacttttatgttttaacttaaggctaattcggcctctaactaggtgtaacagtaccgggcagaattggggaaaa encodes the following:
- the LOC113769124 gene encoding uncharacterized protein LOC113769124, which codes for MVDIFAALHYTEERQERKEDEFIRFHQGAQAVAEYESQFTCLSKFALELIMIKQRRIRRFVQGLNVKIQKNLAVAQINVFSEAVEKGQRVESARLQVRNFQAKKRGFPGSSSGRRDKSIPPKFGRGAEGGRQPGVSRGAQSRGGQVGRGQRENFQGGSALASRGPCGHCGKPNHTKDNCWRKEGKCLRCGNADHQLATCPVLKRDGRGSQQPPRTNSGSVKREGTKPKVSARVYSLESQQVPDSSEVVKGTIPVFHRFAKVLVDPGATHPLLTPISCVVLI